From the genome of Scytonema hofmannii PCC 7110, one region includes:
- a CDS encoding Mo-dependent nitrogenase C-terminal domain-containing protein translates to MKVYHNTPKRIFFASWVSLNPAPENEAKAVGLRGPSPKPHFDILKPLRQWLDNFQVQNRELAHRLCKSIPSQCPFERDIKLFGKTLFHIPPLCKLNPLYDEVVSLRFRALCYLADECGEDVTQYC, encoded by the coding sequence ATGAAGGTATACCATAATACCCCAAAAAGGATTTTTTTTGCAAGCTGGGTATCGCTAAATCCAGCCCCAGAGAATGAGGCTAAAGCAGTCGGGCTGCGAGGTCCTTCTCCCAAACCTCACTTTGATATTCTCAAGCCTTTACGGCAGTGGTTAGACAATTTTCAAGTACAAAATCGCGAACTAGCGCATCGCTTGTGCAAATCGATCCCATCTCAATGCCCGTTTGAGCGAGACATCAAGCTATTTGGGAAAACCCTATTTCACATTCCGCCATTGTGCAAGCTCAACCCTTTGTATGATGAAGTGGTAAGCTTGCGTTTTCGCGCATTATGTTATTTAGCCGACGAATGCGGTGAAGATGTAACGCAATATTGCTAA
- a CDS encoding anion transporter, with the protein MLLLQFAIYGVLGLTYLGLAFGFFPGLRMNRATIALVGSAFLIALGVLKLQEAWDAIDAKTIVFLLSMMVVNANLSFAGFFPRSLSVLLSFTRSPFGLITVLTFGSGILSAFFLNDTLALVFTPLTLSLTRSLNLNPIPYLLAVAGATNIGSVATLSGNPQNILIGSFSGISYLNFARELTPIALIGLVIQVGLLWLLYPDVRSRQPCRQLPIGQERIYKPLYQKTLIIATGLLIAFAMGLPLAESALVAASLLLITRRIKPQRILKQVDWNLLVMFSGLFILSKVTQKLNLLEPFTHAVHSPAGLVSVTAILSNLISNVPAVLLLQPLIPKDSSQSWLLLAAGSTLAGNLTLFGSVANLIVVEAAAELGYKLTFLEHLRFGLPLTVLTLLLTFLLIG; encoded by the coding sequence GTGCTTTTGCTTCAATTTGCAATTTATGGTGTCTTAGGACTGACTTACTTGGGGTTGGCATTTGGTTTTTTCCCTGGTTTACGTATGAACCGCGCCACAATTGCCTTGGTGGGTTCGGCATTTCTAATTGCTCTGGGTGTTCTTAAGTTACAAGAAGCTTGGGATGCTATTGATGCCAAAACAATTGTGTTTCTGCTTAGCATGATGGTTGTTAATGCCAATTTATCTTTTGCTGGCTTTTTTCCGCGATCCCTGTCAGTATTGCTTAGTTTTACTCGCAGTCCATTTGGCTTAATAACTGTCTTAACTTTTGGCAGTGGTATCCTTTCTGCTTTTTTTCTCAATGACACTTTGGCCCTGGTTTTTACGCCACTCACCTTGAGCCTCACAAGGAGCTTAAATTTAAATCCGATCCCTTATTTACTTGCAGTCGCTGGGGCTACTAATATTGGTTCTGTCGCGACCTTGAGTGGAAATCCCCAAAATATTCTCATTGGTTCTTTCTCAGGTATAAGCTATTTAAATTTTGCAAGGGAATTGACTCCCATTGCTTTAATAGGTTTGGTAATTCAGGTAGGGTTGCTGTGGCTACTATACCCAGATGTGCGATCGCGTCAACCCTGCAGGCAATTGCCTATTGGTCAAGAACGTATTTATAAACCTTTGTATCAAAAAACTTTAATTATCGCTACCGGATTGCTGATTGCTTTTGCGATGGGGTTACCTCTCGCCGAGTCTGCCCTTGTTGCTGCTAGTTTATTACTAATCACTCGACGAATTAAACCACAGCGCATCCTCAAACAAGTGGATTGGAATCTGCTAGTTATGTTTTCTGGGCTTTTTATCCTTTCTAAGGTGACCCAAAAGTTGAATTTGCTTGAGCCGTTCACTCATGCAGTGCATTCACCGGCTGGTCTAGTGAGCGTGACGGCTATATTATCCAACCTGATTTCTAATGTTCCAGCTGTGCTGCTTCTCCAACCTTTAATTCCTAAAGACAGTTCCCAGTCTTGGCTGTTGCTTGCGGCGGGATCGACTTTGGCTGGAAATCTCACTTTGTTTGGATCGGTAGCTAATTTAATTGTTGTGGAAGCTGCTGCTGAGTTGGGTTACAAGCTGACTTTTTTGGAGCATTTGCGCTTTGGGTTGCCTCTGACTGTCTTAACTTTACTTCTAACTTTTTTATTGATTGGTTAG